A single genomic interval of Phocoena sinus isolate mPhoSin1 chromosome 15, mPhoSin1.pri, whole genome shotgun sequence harbors:
- the MRPS26 gene encoding 28S ribosomal protein S26, mitochondrial, whose translation MFRALSALGARPMGRPPAPFLLPVRCRKTRHDPPAKSKVGRVATPPAVDPAEFFVLTERYRQYRQTVRALRLEFVSEVRKKVHEARTGVLAERKALEDAAEHRELMAWNQAENQRLRELRMARLRQEAREQERRQAEEEARQAREAQAWVQLKEREVLQLQEEAKNFITRENLEARVEEALDSPKSYNWAITREGLVVRPQHKGS comes from the exons ATGTTTCGCGCGCTGAGCGCCCTGGGCGCGCGGCCCATGGGCCGGCCCCCAGCCCCGTTTCTGCTCCCCGTGCGCTGCCGCAAGACCCGCCACGACCCGCCGGCCAAGTCCAAGGTTGGGCGCGTGGCGACCCCACCCGCTGTGGATCCTGCGGAATTCTTCGTGCTGACGGAGCGTTACCGGCAGTACCGCCAGACGGTGCGCGCCCTCAG GCTGGAGTTCGTGTCCGAGGTGCGCAAGAAGGTGCACGAGGCCCGGACCGGGGTCTTGGCAGAGCGCAAGGCACTGGAGGACGCCGCTGAGCACCGCGAGCTGATGGCCTGGAACCAGGCGGAGAACCAGCGGCTGCGCgagctgcg GATGGCCAGGCTGCGGCAGGAGGCGCGGGAGCAGGAGCGGCGGCAGGCGGAGGAGGAGGCCCGGCAGGCCCGAGAGGCGCAGGCTTGGGTGCAGCTCAAGGAGCGTGAAGTGCTGCAGCTGCAG GAGGAGGCAAAAAACTTCATCACCCGAGAGAACCTGGAAGCGCGGGTGGAAGAAGCGTTGGACTCCCCCAAGAGCTACAATTGGGCCATCACCAGAGAGGGGCTGGTGGTCAGGCCACAGCACAAGGGCTCCTGA
- the LOC116740432 gene encoding progonadoliberin-2 has product MASFGLGLLVLLLTTHPEPSKAQHCSHSWHPEGKQASSSLHDPQHTPGPPAHSPGQIVPNLPSDVLAPPEDSVPWESRTMAWWLLHRKQHLVQTLLYGPDNQVVIDTCPGNDSVIAELPKANSGRQV; this is encoded by the exons ATGGCCAGCTTTGGGCTAGGCCTCCTGGTGCTGCTGCTGACCACCCACCCTGAGCCCTCGAAGGCTCAGCACTGCTCCCACAGCTGGCACCCTGAAGGAAAGCAAGCCTCCAGCTCACTCCATGACCCCCAACATACTCCTGGGCCCCCAG CTCACAGCCCAGGCCAAATTGTCCCCAACCTCCCAAGCGATGTTCTGGCTCCCCCTGAGGACAGTGTGCCCTGGGAGAGTAGGACCATGGCCTGGTGGCTCCTCCACAGGAAGCAGCATCTGGTGCAGACACTGCTG TACGGCCCCGATAACCAGGTGGTCATTGATACGTGCCCTGGGAATGACTCAGTGATTGCAGAGCTCCCCAAGGCCAATAGCGGAAGACAGGTGTAG